The segment ccctaaaataattttaatttcatttaaatctattattattaactccaaagaaaaataaaaatcggtcAAGTACCTGGCAGGCGTCTTTCTGTCCTTGCCTGAAGCCGGCACAGAGCATTCGAGGAGTGATGTCTCCATATGCGATATAATTTGTGGCACATTCAGTGCGGTCCACAATTGGAACGGCTACAGACTGCAAACGGAATGCAGGAGACAGGCTACCTTCCTGTTcgagtttaattaatattcatttattttttaaaattagtaacAGGTGACAGTCAGAcgagtatttttgtttatcgtcagcaaataaaaaagcacatatagtaacaataatttacatcattcgcagtttaaaattattttgtggcATCGAAGATTGgctaaaattcaataaattttcaaatctgaCCCTTGTTACACCCCATCCAGTCGTAAGAGCCATTGTTCCTGGCTGAACTTCAGCGCCAGATTGGGGAAGATCTATCGGAGAGGAAAATTCATTCAGGATAAAGGGCTGTTTCACCTGCAGCAGGAAATTCAGGTTATCCCAAAGATTTACAAACGTGACATCATCATCAAATATGcgcacttttaaaattgctacgTCGTAATCTTGCTTGTATTGCGTGTATAGAGGATGAACAAGTGCCACTTCGACATCGTGTCGCGTTCCTCCTGAATACAAAGCGGATGAGCCAGCCCTCAGGCTGATTTTTGAAGCAGACCTCGAACTAATAAGGAAATGTGTATCACGCTTATCTCTTCACCGTGTAAGTATAAACCTCTCGATGCAGTGAGCAGCCGTGAGTGCGTACTCGGGACTGATGATTGAAGCACCACAAATGTGCCTTCCTCGGAATCTCATTGAcaacttaaaaatgtatacaaaaaattaataaacaacattaattttcggAGTTCAAACGGCTCACTTGGTAAGGAAAGTCTTTGATTTGGGCCGCACTGCCACCCACAATTTTCCCGTCCACACTGGGTTTTGGGAAGAGTTGACTGCCAAGCCAGTTCTCGTTTACCGCTTCAGGATTCTCTGatgaatttgtttattttaaacttataattttttaggtaTAATTCAAGGATGGTCCATAgtgtgattaaatttttcattgggAAATATTAAACGCCTGAATTTTCAAAGATGCTGCGCTGAGAACAAATATCATTCGCtcataaattataaactcACCCAATAAATTGGCATCAGTAAAGTGCGAGGCACCTaaaacgacgacgacgagcagAGAGACTGTAGTTGCTGAGAACATCTTTGACTAATATCAAATCGACAGATGTGTGCTGGAGTAATGGTAGTTCATTCGTATTTATACCAGTTTGTAATCAGAGAATACGCAACAAACAGAGGAACCAATATTTGATCAACCTAGTGGCCGCGTCTTGC is part of the Cloeon dipterum chromosome 1, ieCloDipt1.1, whole genome shotgun sequence genome and harbors:
- the LOC135933953 gene encoding trypsin-like, translated to MFSATTVSLLVVVVLGASHFTDANLLENPEAVNENWLGSQLFPKPSVDGKIVGGSAAQIKDFPYQLSMRFRGRHICGASIISPEYALTAAHCIESSRSASKISLRAGSSALYSGGTRHDVEVALVHPLYTQYKQDYDVAILKVKQPFILNEFSSPIDLPQSGAEVQPGTMALTTGWGVTREGSLSPAFRLQSVAVPIVDRTECATNYIAYGDITPRMLCAGFRQGQKDACQGDSGGPLAAGGVLVGIVSWGAGCARPGLPGVYTNLADLEIRSWIATNTGGL